The Clostridiaceae bacterium HFYG-1003 genome includes a window with the following:
- a CDS encoding arginine repressor — translation MKAKRLNKILDIITTKNIETQEELAEELRKEGFKITQATISRDIKNLHLTKVLGKNGKYKYILSVNEPKVIDNQIMSILQNSITHVEYIEHMVVIKTLTASAGAVAEAIDQLGLEEVAGTLASDNTIFVMFRNIKKAEAFVRRIDSMVRNHE, via the coding sequence ATGAAAGCAAAACGACTGAACAAGATCCTTGACATCATCACCACCAAAAACATTGAAACACAGGAAGAACTGGCGGAAGAACTGAGAAAAGAAGGGTTCAAGATCACACAGGCGACCATCTCCCGGGATATTAAGAACCTCCACCTGACCAAAGTTCTGGGAAAGAACGGAAAATACAAGTACATCCTGTCCGTCAATGAACCCAAGGTCATTGACAATCAGATCATGTCCATTCTGCAAAACTCCATCACCCATGTGGAGTACATCGAACACATGGTAGTGATCAAAACCTTAACCGCATCCGCCGGGGCAGTAGCGGAAGCCATTGACCAGCTGGGACTGGAAGAAGTAGCCGGCACCCTAGCCAGTGACAACACGATTTTTGTTATGTTCCGCAACATCAAGAAAGCGGAGGCTTTCGTCCGCCGGATCGATTCCATGGTCCGCAACCACGAATAA
- a CDS encoding polyprenyl synthetase family protein, with the protein MTPENQIPELQRQIEAALRFQTEAFTCPAALQEAMAYSLLAGGKRFRPLLVLGAAERCGLSQDEVMPMALAMEMIHTYSLIHDDLPAMDNDDLRRGKPTSHKVFGEALAILAGDALLNEALLLLMSAYGGTPNGARAMVELAQSAGKDGMIAGQVLDIQSEGQVIDLPALEEMHRNKTGAIITSSVTAPCLLAGCSETEVEAMRSLGHKLGLMFQIQDDILDVESNQETLGKSVGKDARDEKSTYVSLLGLEQAKIRLEELRRDLFRLTEHPGDGLLEAVIRYFARRDH; encoded by the coding sequence TTGACGCCAGAAAATCAGATTCCTGAGCTGCAGCGGCAAATTGAAGCAGCTCTGCGCTTCCAGACGGAAGCGTTCACCTGCCCAGCCGCATTACAGGAAGCCATGGCTTACTCCCTGCTGGCGGGAGGTAAGCGGTTCCGGCCGCTCCTGGTACTGGGCGCTGCCGAGCGCTGCGGACTGTCTCAGGACGAAGTAATGCCCATGGCCCTGGCCATGGAAATGATCCATACCTATTCCCTGATTCACGATGATCTCCCGGCGATGGATAACGATGATCTGCGCCGGGGGAAACCCACCAGCCATAAGGTGTTTGGCGAAGCTTTGGCCATTCTGGCCGGAGACGCTCTGCTCAATGAAGCACTTCTGCTTTTAATGTCAGCCTATGGCGGAACTCCAAACGGAGCCCGGGCCATGGTTGAGCTCGCCCAGTCTGCGGGCAAGGACGGCATGATTGCCGGTCAGGTGCTGGACATCCAGTCGGAAGGACAGGTCATTGACCTGCCGGCCCTGGAAGAAATGCACCGCAACAAAACCGGGGCCATTATAACCAGCTCCGTGACAGCGCCCTGTCTACTGGCAGGCTGCTCCGAAACCGAAGTCGAAGCCATGCGCTCTTTAGGGCATAAGCTTGGCCTGATGTTCCAGATTCAGGATGACATTCTCGATGTAGAATCGAATCAGGAGACCCTGGGAAAATCGGTGGGAAAAGATGCCAGAGATGAGAAATCAACGTATGTGTCGCTTCTGGGTCTGGAACAGGCGAAAATTAGACTGGAAGAATTGCGCCGCGACCTCTTCCGTCTGACCGAACATCCCGGAGACGGCCTGCTCGAAGCCGTGATCCGTTATTTTGCCCGGCGCGACCACTAG
- the xseB gene encoding exodeoxyribonuclease VII small subunit has protein sequence MELNGKPTDTSASYEQLMEELTAVLKLMEDPATSLDSQLIHYEKGMKLCRQLESRLKEAEEKILLINQQGEEVAFE, from the coding sequence ATGGAATTGAACGGGAAACCAACTGATACCAGCGCTTCCTATGAACAGCTGATGGAAGAGCTCACGGCAGTTCTCAAATTAATGGAAGATCCCGCCACCAGCCTCGACAGCCAGCTGATCCACTATGAAAAAGGCATGAAATTGTGCCGCCAGTTAGAGAGCCGGCTCAAGGAGGCAGAGGAAAAGATCCTTCTGATCAACCAGCAGGGCGAGGAAGTTGCCTTTGAATAG
- a CDS encoding NAD(+)/NADH kinase has protein sequence MSKQEALNEIRVIGLGINRDKDPDELIQNKIQDLLSQYFPQCEIVAFDSYEHPTVDLLDLDLFVVLGGDGTFLSAARLIHGLEIPMLGINIGTLGFLTAVEYLDAEKAFQLIRDGRYTIEHRHMLKTRFMADDVVEEFVAMNDVVVTKGSLGRIMNYRIFIDGHHATSFRGDGVIFATPTGSTAYNLSAGGPIVYPTVNAISMTAISPHTLGVRNMVIAGESQITVQVKGDVSSYNLSVDGQQNFNIDTNRTIEITDSGHRAHIVRLDGYDYFDVLRKKVVYKAQDTY, from the coding sequence ATGAGTAAACAGGAAGCCTTAAACGAGATCCGGGTCATCGGGCTCGGCATAAACCGGGACAAGGATCCGGATGAACTGATACAGAATAAAATACAGGATTTACTTTCACAGTATTTCCCGCAATGCGAGATTGTTGCCTTTGACAGTTATGAGCACCCTACGGTGGATCTGCTGGATCTGGATCTGTTCGTGGTGCTGGGCGGGGATGGAACGTTCCTGTCCGCTGCCCGGCTCATCCATGGCCTGGAAATCCCCATGCTGGGAATCAATATCGGCACGCTGGGATTCCTGACTGCCGTAGAATATCTGGATGCGGAAAAAGCCTTTCAGCTGATCCGGGACGGCCGATATACCATCGAACATCGCCATATGCTGAAAACCCGGTTCATGGCGGATGATGTCGTGGAAGAATTCGTCGCCATGAACGATGTCGTCGTGACCAAAGGTTCACTGGGACGCATCATGAATTATCGGATCTTCATTGATGGGCATCATGCCACGTCCTTCCGGGGCGACGGCGTCATTTTTGCCACACCGACCGGATCCACGGCGTACAACCTGTCCGCCGGCGGTCCAATTGTATATCCCACAGTCAATGCCATCTCCATGACGGCGATCAGCCCCCATACCCTGGGGGTACGAAATATGGTCATTGCCGGAGAGTCCCAGATCACCGTCCAGGTTAAGGGAGATGTTTCCAGCTATAATCTGTCGGTGGACGGTCAGCAGAATTTCAACATCGACACCAACCGAACCATTGAAATCACGGATTCCGGGCACAGAGCCCACATTGTTCGCCTGGACGGTTATGATTATTTTGATGTATTACGAAAAAAAGTAGTATATAAAGCGCAGGATACCTATTAG
- a CDS encoding TlyA family RNA methyltransferase has translation MARLDQYLIRAGFLPAREAASEEIKAGKVMVNNKLCIKPGYQVKDTDQVRYLGEGRRYVSRGAQKMLGALEAFHPILEGCRCLDVGASTGGFTQVMLEQGAAYVAAIDVGHGQLDPILQQDPRVKEYSGLNFRSIPPELTEELRDFDFATMDVSFISACLLAEPLHQALRGSGQAILLIKPQFEAGRGAHNKAGVVKDPQKHEEVLQKVLDCCEACGFELLGLTHSPLKGPEGNIEYLLYIEKHNDPARPSQTDRFPLGSIVAEAFRALDQPEDRLRGTHE, from the coding sequence ATGGCCAGGCTTGATCAGTACCTGATCCGGGCAGGCTTCCTGCCTGCCCGGGAGGCGGCCAGCGAGGAAATCAAGGCTGGAAAAGTTATGGTGAACAACAAGCTATGCATCAAGCCAGGCTACCAGGTGAAGGACACAGATCAGGTCCGTTATCTGGGCGAAGGCCGCCGCTATGTTTCCCGGGGAGCTCAGAAGATGCTTGGGGCGCTGGAGGCGTTCCATCCCATTCTGGAAGGCTGCCGCTGTCTGGATGTCGGTGCCTCCACCGGTGGATTCACTCAGGTAATGCTGGAACAAGGCGCCGCCTATGTCGCTGCGATTGATGTCGGACACGGTCAGCTGGATCCGATCCTGCAGCAGGATCCCCGGGTGAAGGAATACTCCGGGTTGAACTTTCGGTCCATACCGCCTGAACTGACGGAAGAACTCAGGGATTTTGACTTTGCCACCATGGATGTGTCTTTCATCTCGGCCTGCCTTCTGGCAGAACCGCTCCACCAGGCCCTGCGCGGCTCCGGTCAGGCGATCCTCCTGATCAAGCCCCAGTTTGAAGCCGGCCGGGGAGCTCATAACAAAGCCGGTGTCGTCAAAGATCCTCAAAAGCACGAGGAGGTTCTGCAAAAAGTCCTGGACTGCTGCGAAGCCTGCGGGTTTGAGCTGCTGGGACTGACCCATTCCCCTCTGAAAGGGCCCGAAGGCAACATCGAATACCTTTTATACATTGAAAAACATAACGATCCGGCACGGCCGTCCCAAACAGACCGGTTTCCGCTTGGAAGCATTGTGGCAGAAGCGTTCCGCGCCCTGGATCAACCGGAAGACCGGCTAAGGGGAACCCATGAGTAA
- the dxs gene encoding 1-deoxy-D-xylulose-5-phosphate synthase, whose amino-acid sequence MYEILKKYRGPKTLPDMSLDELNQLAAEIRQFLIQSVSKTGGHLAPNLGVVELTIALHNVFDFLQDRLVFDVGHQSYVHKILTGRAGGFKALRKYGGLSGFPKTTESPYDHFNTGHASTSISAALGMARARDIKKQDHSVVCVIGDGAFNGGMIWEALNDVGFRQTPLIIVLNDNEMSISRNVGSMSLYLSKLRSDVHYEKFKQSFQKNVEKLPMGDSLSQTAKWVKDSVKAMVVEQEGMIFENMGIKYLGPVDGHNIKEMSKILKKAREVNGPVIVHAITQKGRGYNFAVQHPDKFHGIAPFDCENGEICFSSSTNYSKVFGSTLTELAADHPDLVAITAAMPQGTGLQGFSTAYPDRFFDVGITEEHAVTLAAGMAISGLRPYVAIYSTFLQRSLDQLIHDVCIQNLNVTFCLDRGGIVGDDGETHQGIFDLAYLSMIPNMTVMAPKSMAELAQMVRWSTQFTGPLAIRYPRGGDEKGIQLPPLTQFTPGVWERLDPESDTAPDIVLIGVGKMTARAWETASRLREQGLRAQAVHAPFIKPLDSDFLDQVRNTRLIVTLEDGILHGGFGESVLADLAGRSFKGFFLPLGYDDAFIEQGDVEIIYEKYGLSVDRIIAQVKNAFEETSHGQA is encoded by the coding sequence ATGTATGAAATATTGAAGAAGTACCGGGGTCCCAAGACCCTGCCTGATATGAGCCTGGACGAACTGAATCAGCTGGCAGCCGAAATCCGTCAGTTTCTGATCCAGTCCGTGTCAAAAACCGGCGGCCACCTGGCTCCCAATCTGGGTGTGGTGGAACTGACCATTGCGCTGCATAATGTCTTCGACTTTTTACAGGACCGGCTTGTCTTTGACGTCGGCCACCAAAGCTATGTCCATAAAATTCTTACCGGACGGGCCGGCGGGTTCAAGGCATTGCGCAAATATGGCGGATTGTCCGGATTCCCCAAAACGACCGAATCGCCCTATGATCATTTCAACACCGGCCATGCCTCCACCTCGATCTCGGCAGCGCTTGGGATGGCCCGCGCCAGGGATATCAAAAAGCAGGACCACTCCGTGGTCTGTGTCATCGGCGACGGGGCTTTCAACGGCGGCATGATCTGGGAAGCGCTGAACGATGTCGGGTTCCGGCAGACACCGCTCATTATCGTCCTCAATGACAATGAAATGAGCATCTCACGCAATGTCGGCTCCATGAGCCTTTATCTGTCCAAGCTGCGCAGCGATGTGCATTATGAAAAGTTCAAGCAAAGCTTCCAGAAAAATGTAGAGAAACTGCCCATGGGCGATTCCCTTTCGCAGACCGCCAAATGGGTCAAGGATTCCGTCAAGGCCATGGTCGTGGAACAGGAAGGCATGATCTTCGAAAACATGGGGATCAAATACCTGGGACCGGTGGATGGCCACAACATCAAGGAAATGAGCAAGATTCTCAAGAAAGCCCGGGAAGTCAACGGACCGGTCATCGTCCACGCCATTACTCAGAAAGGGCGGGGCTATAACTTTGCGGTCCAGCATCCGGACAAGTTTCACGGGATTGCGCCGTTTGACTGTGAAAATGGTGAAATCTGCTTCAGTTCCAGCACCAATTACTCCAAAGTATTCGGCAGTACGCTGACCGAGCTGGCCGCGGATCATCCCGATCTGGTCGCCATCACCGCGGCCATGCCGCAAGGGACGGGACTTCAGGGCTTTTCAACGGCCTACCCCGACCGCTTTTTCGATGTCGGGATCACCGAAGAACATGCTGTGACGTTAGCCGCCGGCATGGCAATTTCCGGATTGAGACCCTATGTCGCAATCTATTCCACGTTCCTGCAGCGCAGTCTGGATCAGCTGATTCATGATGTCTGCATCCAAAATCTCAATGTTACATTCTGTCTGGACCGGGGAGGCATTGTCGGAGACGACGGAGAAACCCATCAGGGTATTTTTGATCTCGCTTACCTGTCCATGATTCCCAATATGACGGTTATGGCGCCCAAATCCATGGCCGAACTGGCTCAGATGGTGCGCTGGTCGACGCAGTTTACCGGTCCTCTGGCCATTCGTTACCCCCGAGGCGGCGATGAGAAGGGAATCCAGCTTCCTCCGCTAACGCAGTTTACTCCGGGAGTCTGGGAACGGCTGGATCCGGAGTCCGACACGGCCCCTGACATCGTGCTGATCGGAGTGGGCAAGATGACGGCGCGAGCCTGGGAAACCGCCAGCCGTCTTCGCGAACAGGGCTTAAGGGCTCAGGCTGTCCATGCCCCGTTCATCAAACCGCTGGATTCAGACTTCCTGGATCAGGTCCGGAACACCCGGCTGATTGTAACCCTGGAAGACGGCATCCTGCATGGCGGGTTCGGCGAATCCGTACTGGCCGATTTGGCCGGACGAAGCTTCAAGGGATTCTTCCTGCCCCTGGGTTACGATGACGCGTTCATCGAACAGGGGGATGTGGAGATCATCTATGAAAAATACGGCCTGAGCGTCGATCGCATCATAGCCCAGGTAAAAAATGCCTTTGAGGAAACTTCTCATGGCCAGGCTTGA